Proteins encoded by one window of Cannabis sativa cultivar Pink pepper isolate KNU-18-1 chromosome 4, ASM2916894v1, whole genome shotgun sequence:
- the LOC133036787 gene encoding uncharacterized protein LOC133036787 encodes MKKSTTIDAFFKRKNIEVSTSDVSSNLSVDVDHENSKNRPTKSLRLDIKEGFDINLLERDPGIRPLIWEYPPEKRDEVRRAYIKAGPYQIILSSYQKSEEAHSRSFQSSWFKLFPSWLEYSPKVDAVFCLPCFLFHSKDAPPRLDAFTINGFRSWKKVRGKNCAFLAHIGDDINSPHRNSEKAVADLMNQPIHIGRRFANFTSQEIADNRLRLKTSIEGIRWLAFQACPFVAEVLDKAPRNATYTSPTTQKQILHVLGNKVRNAIREEIGDAKFSVIVDEARDESKKEQMSIVLRFVDKDGYVQERFFGLIHVKDTAAITLKEGIFSILSNYSLDVQSIRRQGYDGASNMRGQWNGLQALISSECPYAYYVHCFAHRLQLALVAASREVIPVHQFFTKLNSIVNIVGASCKRNDQLKAAHATNIAHLLEIDELESGKGLNQIGSLQRAGDTRLIKMFSATCEVLLNIIEDGTTFAQRGDADAAYESLTSFEFVFILHLMKKILEISNILCQALQLQSQDILNAMHLVSSTKTLIQKLREDGWDELVYEVKSFCERVNIPVLDFNAHYTTKRGRSRGQQDAITVEHYYRVDLFNSVIDFQLQELNNKFNNNTVELLILSSALDPREMHTSFRIDDICKLVQKFYPRDFTEYEMVQLRTQFEHFAHVRELPDFAVLATISDLCQWLVKTRKAEIFPIVYKVITLILTLPVTTATTERSFSAMNIVKTTLRNKMEDEFLSDCLLVYIEKEIAKKFSIDSLIDDFRDMQERRSGKILKELDRKRLERQFQSDTFGTESDSRYLKKYLGKDLIIKEALIIRLKAK; translated from the exons atgaaaaaatcaactacaATTGATGCATTCTTTAAAAGAAAGAATATTGAAGTTTCAACATCTGATGTCTCATCAAATCTATCAGTGGATGTAGATcatgaaaattcaaaaaatcgcCCAACAAAGTCTTTAAGACTTGACATTAAAGAAGGATTTGATATTAATTTATTGGAGCGTGATCCGGGAATACGCCCGCTAATATGGGAGTATCCACCAGAGAAGCGTGACGAAGTTCGCAGAGCTTACATTAAAGCTGGTCCATATCAGATTATACTCTCTAGCTATCAAAAATCAGAAGAAGCTCATTCACGTTCTTTTCAGTCATCTTGGTTTAAGCTATTTCCATCTTGGTTGGAATATTCTCCTAAAGTAGATGCTGTATTTTGTCTACCGTGCTTTTTATTTCACTCTAAAGATGCACCGCCTAGATTGGATGCATTTACTATTAATGGATTTCGATCATGGAAAAAGGTAAGAGGAAAAAATTGTGCATTTTTAGCACATATTGGAGACGATATAAATTCACCTCATAGAAATTCTGAGAAAGCAGTTGCAGATCTCATGAACCAACCAATACATATTGGAAGAAGGTTTGCAAACTTCACATCACAAGAAATTGCTGACAATAGACTTCGTTTGAAAACATCAATTGAGGGGATTAGGTGGCTTGCATTTCAAGCATGCCCTTTT GTAGCGGAAGTTTTGGATAAAGCTCCACGAAATGCCACATATACATCACCAACAACGCAAAAACAAATTTTGCATGTATTGGGAAATAAAGTGAGAAACGCGATTCGTGAAGAAATTGGTGATGCAAAATTTTCTGTAATAGTTGATGAAGCACGAGATGAATCTAAGAAAGAGCAAATGTCAATTGTTTTAAGATTTGTTGATAAAGATGGTTATGTGCAAGAACGtttttttgggcttattcatgTCAAAGACACTGCTGCTATAACATTAAAAGAAGGTATTTTCTCTATACTCTCTAATTATAGTCTTGATGTTCAATCTATTCGTAGACAAGGTTATGATGGCGCAAGTAATATGCGTGGACAATGGAATGGTTTGCAAGCTTTAATTTCAAGTGAATGTCCTTATGCTTACTATGTTCATTGTTTTGCACATCGTTTGCAATTGGCATTAGTTGCTGCATCTAGAGAAGTTATTCCTGTCCATCAATTTTTTACAAAGTTAAATTCTATTGTTAATATTGTTGGTGCTTCATGTAAACGCAATGACCAACTAAAAGCTGCTCATGCTACAAATATTGCTCATTTACTTGAGATTGATGAACTAGAAAGTGGGAAAGGACTCAATCAAATTGGTTCTTTACAAAGGGCAGGTGATACTCGTTTGATAAAGATGTTTAGTGCAACATGTGAAGTTTTATTGAATATTATTGAAGATGGTACTACTTTTGCTCAACGAGGAGATGCGGATGCAGCTTATGAGTCATTAACTTCTTTTGAATTTGTTTTCATTTTGCATCTTATGAAAAAAATTCTGGAGATTTCTAATATACTATGTCAAGCTTTACAACTTCAGTCTCAAGATATTTTAAATGCAATGCATCTTGTTTCATCTACTAAGACTCTCATTCAGAAATTGAGAGAAGATGGATGGGATGAATTAGTTTATGAGGTGAAATCTTTTTGTGAACGCGTTAATATACCTGTCCTAGATTTTAATGCTCACTATACTACAAAAAGAGGAAGAAGTCGTGGTCAACAAGATGCAATTACAGTGGAGCATTATTACAGAGTTGATCTTTTCAATTCAGTGATAGACTTTCAACTACAAGAATTAAACAACAAATTCAATAATAATACAGTGGAGTTACTCATTCTTAGTTCAGCTTTAGATCCGAGAGAGATGCACACATCATTCAGAATTGATGATATTTGCAAGTTGGTACAAAAATTTTACCCAAGAGATTTTACAGAATACGAGATGGTACAACTAAGGACGCAATTTGAACATTTTGCTCATGTACGAGAACTTCCTGATTTTGCTGTTTTGGCAACTATTTCTGATTTATGTCAGTGGTTGGTAAAAACTAGAAAAGCAGAGATTTTTCCAATTGTCTATAAAGTGATAACTCTTATTCTTACACTTCCGGTTACTACAGCTACCACAGAACGATCTTTTTCAGCTATGAATATAGTGAAGACTACACTTCGCAACAAGATGGAAGATGAATTTTTAAGTGATTGTTTGCTCGTGTATATTGAAAAAGAAATCGCCAAAAAATTTAGTATAGATTCACTTATCGATGATTTTCGTGATATGCAAGAAAGACGTTCT GGGAAAATACTTAAGGAGCTTGATAGGAAAAGACTTGAAAGACAATTTCAGAGTGATACATTTGGTACTGAATCTGATTCAAGGTACTTAAAAAAGTACTTGGGGAAAGACCTAATTATCAAAGAGGCATTGATTATAAGATTAAAggcaaagtaa